One part of the Candidatus Zymogenus saltonus genome encodes these proteins:
- a CDS encoding uracil-DNA glycosylase codes for MAGEEEREKLVREAVSALQYLKALGCDYIPDGPGIRALFGEGAQMVEARERMKEVVAEEKVVVETVGEPTAATATSLQSLNLEGERPSVTLEEIRERLGDCARCKLSSGRQNIVFGDGNPNAVLMFVGEGPGKDEDIQGIPFVGRAGQLLTKIIEAIDMKREDVYIANIVKCRPPENRVPEPDEVKACIPFLMDQIEAIRPQIIVTLGGVATNNLLGTKGSLGSARGRFHTLDHFGSLVMPTYHPAYLLRDPAKKRETWEDMKKVRDMYNTLMKGE; via the coding sequence ATGGCTGGAGAAGAGGAAAGGGAAAAATTAGTCAGGGAGGCCGTCTCGGCCCTGCAGTATCTTAAGGCGCTGGGCTGTGACTACATCCCGGACGGCCCCGGCATCAGGGCGCTCTTCGGCGAGGGGGCGCAGATGGTGGAGGCGAGGGAGCGGATGAAGGAGGTGGTGGCAGAGGAGAAGGTCGTGGTCGAGACGGTTGGGGAACCGACTGCGGCGACGGCGACATCTTTGCAGTCCTTGAATCTTGAGGGGGAGAGACCCTCGGTGACGCTCGAAGAGATCAGGGAGAGGCTCGGCGACTGCGCAAGGTGCAAGCTGAGCTCCGGAAGGCAGAATATAGTTTTCGGCGACGGGAACCCGAACGCGGTACTGATGTTCGTGGGGGAGGGGCCGGGAAAGGACGAGGACATACAGGGGATCCCATTCGTGGGGAGGGCGGGCCAGCTCCTGACAAAGATCATAGAGGCGATCGACATGAAGAGGGAGGACGTCTACATCGCAAACATCGTGAAGTGCCGCCCCCCGGAAAACAGGGTCCCGGAGCCGGACGAGGTCAAGGCGTGCATCCCCTTTCTGATGGATCAGATCGAGGCGATAAGGCCACAGATCATCGTGACCCTGGGCGGTGTCGCCACGAATAACCTCTTGGGGACAAAGGGGTCTCTGGGAAGCGCGAGGGGGAGATTTCACACCCTCGACCATTTTGGAAGCCTCGTTATGCCTACGTATCACCCCGCCTATCTCCTCAGGGACCCCGCGAAGAAGCGGGAGACCTGGGAGGACATGAAGAAAGTGAGGGATATGTACAACACACTGATGAAAGGTGAGTGA
- the coaBC gene encoding bifunctional phosphopantothenoylcysteine decarboxylase/phosphopantothenate--cysteine ligase CoaBC has protein sequence MKELKRTGNVILGVTGGIAAYKACELSRLLVKAGHGVTVVMTKNAQEFVTPLTFSTLTGNDVVTGMYESPARTEHIDIAEAADLVVVAPATANVIGKVAGGIADDMLTTVIMATKAPVVFCPAMNVNMYENPIVQENIAKLRKFGYFFVEPNEGELACGVIGAGRMAEPAEIMASVSDLFAGDLKKGGLSCDLKGLRVMVTAGPTREAIDSVRYITNHSTGKMGYAVARRARSRGADVLLITGPSSLSPPAGVETIRVTSAADMGREVNARFDGVDAVIKAAAVADVTPLKKSDHKLKKEECGEAIKLGRTEDILKGLGRIKGDKILVGFAAETRDLMENAERKLREKNLDLIVINDVSRTDAGFAADTNEVKIIDAKGAVDSPPLMMKEGVAEYILDRVKEIWLEKRKGKN, from the coding sequence ATGAAAGAGCTGAAAAGAACAGGAAACGTCATCCTCGGCGTCACCGGCGGCATCGCCGCCTACAAGGCGTGCGAGCTGTCAAGGCTATTGGTTAAAGCCGGCCACGGCGTCACCGTCGTTATGACGAAAAACGCCCAGGAATTCGTGACGCCCCTGACGTTCTCGACACTGACCGGAAACGACGTCGTAACCGGGATGTACGAGTCCCCCGCCAGGACCGAGCATATCGACATCGCCGAGGCGGCGGACCTCGTCGTCGTCGCCCCCGCCACCGCGAACGTCATAGGTAAGGTGGCCGGCGGCATCGCCGACGACATGCTGACCACGGTGATCATGGCCACAAAAGCTCCAGTTGTTTTCTGCCCCGCCATGAACGTCAACATGTACGAAAACCCGATCGTCCAGGAAAATATTGCGAAGTTGAGGAAGTTCGGCTACTTCTTCGTTGAGCCTAATGAGGGTGAGCTCGCCTGCGGCGTTATCGGCGCGGGGAGAATGGCCGAGCCGGCGGAGATCATGGCGTCCGTCAGCGACCTCTTCGCGGGCGACCTCAAGAAGGGGGGCTTGAGCTGCGACCTTAAAGGGTTAAGGGTGATGGTTACCGCAGGGCCGACGAGAGAGGCTATCGACTCGGTCCGCTACATCACCAACCACTCCACGGGTAAGATGGGGTACGCCGTCGCCAGGAGGGCCAGGAGCAGGGGCGCCGATGTCCTGCTGATCACGGGGCCTTCGAGCCTGTCGCCTCCCGCCGGCGTCGAGACGATAAGGGTGACCAGCGCCGCCGACATGGGAAGGGAGGTCAACGCCAGGTTTGACGGGGTGGACGCCGTAATAAAGGCGGCGGCCGTCGCCGACGTGACTCCCCTTAAAAAGAGCGACCACAAGCTGAAGAAGGAGGAGTGCGGCGAGGCGATAAAGCTCGGCAGGACCGAGGATATTCTTAAAGGTCTGGGCAGGATAAAGGGAGACAAGATACTCGTGGGGTTCGCCGCCGAGACGAGGGACCTCATGGAGAACGCCGAGAGAAAGCTCAGGGAGAAAAACCTCGACCTGATCGTGATCAACGACGTATCGAGGACGGACGCCGGCTTTGCGGCGGACACCAACGAGGTCAAGATTATCGATGCCAAGGGCGCCGTCGACTCGCCGCCCCTCATGATGAAGGAAGGGGTGGCTGAGTACATCCTCGACAGGGTAAAGGAGATATGGCTGGAGAAGAGGAAAGGGAAAAATTAG
- a CDS encoding class I SAM-dependent methyltransferase — translation MANKLLDNARKPTKTIGGRLMLWGMNLGHNPMAIWALSHVDLGGSERLLDIGCGGGKNLANLLKLAPKAKVCGIDYSPASVEKSLSFNRAAVTAGKVEVKEASVEAIPYKDKTFDGVTAFESIYFWPNIADSFKEAARVLKKNGVFIVCNEAQGPEGLERIIKKLEINIYTGEEIKGFLEQAGFSNIEIDKHKKGRWLCVVGRK, via the coding sequence ATGGCAAACAAATTGCTCGATAATGCAAGGAAGCCCACAAAAACCATCGGCGGTAGATTAATGCTGTGGGGGATGAACCTCGGGCACAATCCTATGGCGATCTGGGCACTCTCGCACGTCGACCTCGGCGGCAGCGAGAGGCTTTTGGATATCGGGTGCGGCGGGGGCAAGAACCTTGCAAACCTCCTGAAGCTCGCCCCTAAGGCGAAGGTCTGCGGCATAGACTATTCGCCCGCAAGCGTGGAGAAGTCTCTCTCCTTCAACCGGGCGGCGGTAACAGCAGGCAAGGTCGAGGTAAAGGAGGCGAGCGTGGAGGCGATCCCATACAAGGATAAAACCTTCGACGGCGTCACGGCGTTCGAGTCGATTTATTTCTGGCCGAACATCGCGGACAGCTTCAAAGAGGCGGCCCGCGTGCTTAAAAAGAACGGCGTGTTCATAGTCTGCAACGAGGCGCAGGGCCCCGAAGGACTTGAAAGAATAATAAAAAAGCTGGAAATAAACATTTACACAGGTGAGGAGATAAAAGGCTTTTTGGAGCAAGCGGGGTTTTCAAATATAGAGATCGACAAGCACAAAAAAGGTAGATGGCTGTGCGTGGTGGGAAGGAAGTAA
- a CDS encoding nucleotidyltransferase family protein, translated as MHLSRDSIIKALSGSAGEIREKFGVRKIGLFGSYAEGGEESLSDIDILVEFEKNTLDNYMDLKVFLETLFNRDVDLVIEDNLKPRLRPKILKEVIYAEGL; from the coding sequence ATGCATCTGTCCAGAGATTCGATCATCAAGGCCCTGTCCGGCTCGGCCGGGGAGATAAGAGAGAAGTTCGGCGTCAGGAAGATCGGGCTTTTCGGGTCATACGCCGAGGGCGGGGAAGAGAGCCTGAGCGACATCGACATCCTGGTGGAATTTGAGAAGAACACGCTGGACAACTACATGGATCTCAAGGTCTTTCTCGAAACGCTATTCAACCGCGACGTCGACCTCGTAATCGAAGACAACCTGAAGCCGCGGCTCAGACCGAAAATCCTAAAAGAGGTCATCTATGCCGAGGGACTATAA
- a CDS encoding bifunctional folylpolyglutamate synthase/dihydrofolate synthase — MDERKIDKEFAYLESLNARGIRTDLTVMERALALMGDPHEALNKIVVGGTNGKGSVVSFIGSALAAAGYKPGLYYSPHIVDFRERIIVGSEMITVSEAASLINRVREIVDTPLKPTYFEFITLMAFVHFKDVGVNPAVMEVGLGGRFDAVNVGMPAVSVITNVSLDHTQYLGRTPEEIALEKVQILPEGGMLIVGRVDDSVRSLLKGEAEERGAASYFLGEDFSYDLDEAGDAVYRGIEFTLSDISIGLPGAHQAQNVAVALAVLEVLREMGYKVPGGAMKEGVGNIYLPGRMEVIARSPEVIVDVAHNVDAAMALVEHLTTLPVKKTAFVVGMMRDKDIKGFLKILDLEGEGIFLTGLNVPRAAGVDEMARDASCLKTPVRLFDNMTEALSAARDFAGEGGRVVVTGSFYTVEAAVRELGGL, encoded by the coding sequence ATGGACGAGAGGAAGATCGATAAAGAATTTGCCTATCTGGAAAGCCTGAACGCCAGGGGGATAAGGACCGACCTTACGGTTATGGAGCGGGCGCTCGCCCTTATGGGCGATCCCCACGAGGCGCTGAATAAAATCGTTGTGGGGGGGACCAACGGCAAGGGGTCGGTGGTGTCTTTTATCGGATCGGCCCTTGCCGCGGCTGGATACAAGCCCGGGCTCTACTACTCCCCCCACATCGTCGATTTCAGGGAGAGGATAATCGTGGGAAGCGAGATGATAACGGTATCCGAAGCCGCCTCCCTGATAAATAGGGTCAGGGAGATCGTGGATACCCCTCTCAAGCCCACCTACTTCGAGTTCATAACGCTCATGGCCTTCGTTCACTTCAAGGATGTCGGGGTGAATCCGGCCGTAATGGAGGTGGGGCTGGGGGGGCGCTTTGACGCCGTGAACGTGGGGATGCCGGCCGTCTCCGTCATCACCAACGTCTCCCTCGATCACACCCAGTACCTCGGCAGGACACCGGAGGAGATCGCCCTTGAAAAGGTCCAAATTCTGCCGGAGGGGGGCATGCTCATCGTAGGCAGGGTCGACGATTCCGTGAGGTCGCTCCTCAAGGGCGAGGCGGAGGAGCGCGGCGCCGCGTCCTATTTCCTGGGCGAGGATTTCAGCTACGATCTGGACGAGGCGGGCGACGCCGTCTACCGCGGGATCGAGTTCACCCTCTCTGATATATCCATAGGCCTTCCCGGGGCGCACCAGGCTCAGAACGTGGCCGTCGCCCTGGCGGTCCTCGAGGTCTTAAGGGAGATGGGATACAAAGTTCCCGGGGGCGCGATGAAGGAGGGCGTGGGAAACATCTACCTCCCCGGGAGGATGGAGGTGATCGCCAGGAGTCCCGAGGTGATCGTGGATGTCGCCCACAACGTGGATGCCGCCATGGCACTTGTCGAGCACCTGACGACGCTACCCGTTAAGAAGACCGCCTTCGTGGTCGGGATGATGAGAGACAAGGATATAAAGGGCTTCCTCAAGATCCTCGACCTCGAGGGGGAGGGGATTTTCCTGACGGGGCTTAACGTCCCCAGGGCGGCGGGCGTCGATGAAATGGCAAGGGATGCCTCTTGCCTCAAGACGCCCGTCAGGTTATTCGACAATATGACCGAGGCGCTCTCCGCCGCAAGAGACTTTGCGGGGGAAGGGGGACGCGTCGTCGTTACCGGCTCCTTTTACACCGTGGAGGCGGCTGTGAGGGAGTTGGGGGGATTATGA
- a CDS encoding acetyl-CoA carboxylase carboxyltransferase subunit beta: protein MRKDKASSVKLDEAADWVKCPGCSNTLFSREIERNLSVCTSCGYHFRIGARKRIETVTDRDSLKELFSDLKPGDPLGFVDERPYPDRIKNAREKTGESEAVVTGSAKISGIDVVISVMDFDFMGGSMGSVVGEKVTLAAEKAAKEKIPLVSFVASGGARMQEGLISLMQMAKTTGAVSRLKDSGAPYISILTNPTTGGVAASFGMLGDINIAEPGAVIGFAGRRVIEQTINQKPPDNFQKAEELLKHGMIDMIVERKSMKNTIFHLLEFFTERTKK, encoded by the coding sequence ATCAGAAAGGATAAGGCTTCAAGCGTAAAGCTCGATGAGGCGGCGGACTGGGTGAAGTGCCCGGGCTGTTCCAATACCCTCTTTTCGAGAGAGATCGAAAGAAATCTATCGGTCTGCACCTCATGCGGGTATCACTTCAGGATCGGCGCCAGAAAGCGGATAGAAACCGTTACGGACAGGGATAGCTTAAAAGAGCTTTTTTCCGACCTCAAGCCCGGGGATCCCCTCGGTTTCGTCGATGAAAGACCGTATCCTGATAGGATTAAAAACGCCCGGGAAAAAACTGGGGAGTCGGAGGCCGTTGTCACGGGCAGCGCCAAGATCTCCGGCATCGACGTCGTAATCTCGGTCATGGATTTCGACTTCATGGGCGGCAGCATGGGAAGCGTGGTGGGAGAGAAGGTGACGCTCGCAGCAGAGAAGGCGGCCAAAGAAAAAATTCCCCTTGTCTCCTTTGTTGCCTCCGGCGGCGCACGGATGCAGGAGGGTTTGATCTCGCTTATGCAGATGGCAAAGACGACCGGCGCCGTATCGCGGCTGAAGGATTCAGGGGCGCCTTACATATCCATCCTTACAAATCCAACCACGGGCGGCGTCGCCGCGAGCTTTGGGATGTTGGGAGATATCAACATAGCGGAGCCCGGTGCCGTCATCGGCTTTGCCGGACGCAGGGTGATCGAGCAGACGATAAACCAGAAGCCCCCCGATAATTTTCAGAAGGCGGAAGAGCTTCTGAAGCACGGGATGATAGACATGATAGTAGAGCGAAAGTCTATGAAGAATACCATATTCCATCTGCTTGAGTTCTTTACGGAAAGGACCAAAAAATAG
- a CDS encoding 3',5'-cyclic-nucleotide phosphodiesterase encodes MKIQVLGCNGGIIPGTRPPSFLINEEILIDAGHVTGQLTVDQQDKVRQVFITHFHLDHTKDLAFLSDNAYERQGLPITVYGSKATISDFKEHFFNDHTWPDFTKIKSGKDPVVNLQELIPNVDRKAGKTSEVAVRPFPVNHSIDAFGYLVIEGGSSVIFSGDTGPVDKLWEIANNEALNFNRLKAIFIETSFPSSLQRVADVSFHLTPYTLKKELEKFKTGGIPVYLYHLKPRYYKIIKGEIEAMNNDDISILENDQVFIF; translated from the coding sequence ATGAAGATTCAAGTCTTAGGATGTAACGGCGGCATTATTCCAGGAACAAGGCCTCCATCTTTCTTGATCAACGAAGAGATACTTATTGATGCCGGCCACGTTACAGGCCAGTTGACTGTCGATCAGCAGGATAAAGTTAGACAGGTTTTTATAACACATTTTCACCTCGACCACACCAAAGACCTTGCGTTCTTGTCGGACAACGCCTACGAGAGACAAGGTCTGCCTATAACTGTTTACGGCTCTAAAGCGACGATCTCGGACTTTAAAGAGCATTTTTTCAACGACCATACCTGGCCCGACTTCACTAAAATCAAATCAGGGAAAGATCCAGTGGTCAACCTGCAGGAGTTGATACCCAACGTGGATCGTAAAGCGGGCAAGACATCTGAAGTAGCCGTAAGGCCTTTTCCCGTCAATCACTCAATAGATGCGTTTGGATACCTCGTTATTGAAGGGGGGTCGTCCGTAATATTTTCGGGTGATACGGGGCCCGTGGATAAGCTCTGGGAGATTGCCAACAACGAGGCGCTGAATTTTAACAGGTTGAAGGCGATTTTTATTGAGACCTCTTTTCCCAGCAGCCTGCAAAGAGTTGCGGATGTGAGTTTTCATCTTACGCCCTATACTCTGAAAAAAGAGCTGGAAAAATTCAAAACCGGGGGTATCCCGGTATATCTCTACCACCTGAAGCCGAGGTACTATAAGATCATCAAGGGGGAGATTGAGGCAATGAATAACGATGACATATCAATCCTCGAAAACGATCAGGTGTTTATATTTTAA
- a CDS encoding Crp/Fnr family transcriptional regulator translates to MTEQDLLLQKFGREFIKGTILFKEGDTQSKEMYVIHKGKVKISKNIGDKETVLANFGPGEFFGEMATLSNMPRSATAEVIEDSLMLVIDPKTFETMIKNNNEVALRMIKKLADRLQETDKRIEILMIKDSNSRVIHTLERLIELEGVEKNNGFVVNITLNELYDKAGVNVEHAAEIIEKLQKAKIIEISDKEIFVASKDKLKQFLEFLILREQFGDLD, encoded by the coding sequence ATGACGGAACAAGACCTATTGCTGCAAAAGTTCGGACGCGAATTTATAAAGGGGACTATCCTCTTTAAAGAGGGCGATACTCAAAGCAAAGAGATGTATGTTATCCACAAGGGTAAGGTAAAAATATCGAAAAATATAGGTGACAAGGAGACGGTTCTGGCCAACTTCGGGCCTGGGGAGTTTTTCGGTGAGATGGCAACGCTCAGCAACATGCCCAGGTCCGCAACGGCCGAGGTCATCGAGGACAGCTTGATGTTGGTTATCGATCCCAAGACTTTTGAGACGATGATAAAGAACAATAACGAGGTTGCGCTCAGAATGATTAAAAAGCTCGCGGATCGCCTGCAGGAGACCGACAAGAGGATAGAGATATTGATGATAAAGGACTCCAACAGCAGGGTGATTCACACCCTGGAGAGACTAATTGAGTTGGAAGGGGTGGAGAAGAACAACGGCTTTGTTGTCAATATTACCCTGAACGAGTTGTACGACAAGGCCGGAGTAAATGTTGAACATGCCGCCGAAATAATAGAGAAGCTGCAAAAAGCAAAAATTATTGAGATATCGGATAAAGAGATATTTGTGGCAAGCAAAGATAAACTCAAACAGTTTCTGGAATTTCTCATATTGAGAGAGCAATTCGGCGACCTGGATTGA
- a CDS encoding HD domain-containing protein, translated as MRLIKEKERGIGKISELMEISRILNLSLEPKIVRQKTIEAVTRLLDCETASLLLVDEEKGELYFEVALGEKGDMVKEIRLKMGEGIAGWVAENNEAVLLNDVKSDKRHSHRADAKSTFVTRNMVCAPMVINEKVIGVLQAINRLEKKEFVTYDLDLLKSLSHQVAIAVDNARLHDDLRETFYQTAEALADAIEKRDPYTGNHTIRVMRYSMVLAEYFNLSYDERESLRLASILHDVGKIGIEDSILRKDSPLSEQEYEKIKSHPNVGGEILRHIKRLEKVLPAIKYHHERIDGDGYPEGLKNEEIPFLAKIIAVADTFDAMTTDRPYRAALSDREAIDELKKQAGTQLDSEVVKAFIVSYENGRIKKTGDGPLE; from the coding sequence ATGAGACTCATAAAGGAGAAAGAGAGGGGAATAGGTAAAATCTCCGAGCTGATGGAGATATCGAGAATACTAAATCTGTCACTGGAGCCGAAGATCGTCAGGCAAAAAACGATTGAAGCCGTAACAAGACTCTTGGATTGCGAAACCGCATCCCTCCTCCTCGTCGATGAGGAAAAGGGCGAGCTCTACTTCGAGGTTGCGCTTGGCGAAAAGGGGGACATGGTCAAGGAGATTCGTCTTAAGATGGGAGAGGGGATTGCGGGTTGGGTGGCGGAGAATAACGAGGCGGTGTTGTTAAATGACGTTAAAAGCGACAAGAGGCACTCACACCGGGCGGATGCAAAATCGACTTTTGTTACGAGGAATATGGTTTGTGCGCCGATGGTGATCAACGAAAAGGTGATAGGGGTCCTGCAGGCCATTAATAGGCTGGAGAAGAAGGAATTTGTAACATATGACCTGGATCTTTTGAAATCCTTGTCCCATCAGGTTGCAATAGCGGTGGACAATGCAAGGCTTCACGACGATTTGAGAGAAACGTTCTACCAGACGGCGGAGGCCCTGGCGGATGCCATCGAAAAAAGGGATCCTTACACGGGAAATCATACGATAAGGGTCATGAGGTACTCGATGGTTTTGGCGGAGTATTTTAATCTCTCTTACGATGAAAGGGAGAGCCTGAGGCTCGCCTCGATACTCCATGACGTCGGAAAGATCGGAATCGAGGATTCGATCTTAAGGAAAGATTCCCCATTGAGCGAACAGGAGTATGAGAAGATTAAGAGTCATCCGAACGTTGGAGGAGAGATACTGAGACATATCAAGAGGCTCGAAAAGGTTCTGCCCGCTATAAAGTACCACCACGAGAGAATCGACGGTGATGGATATCCAGAAGGCCTGAAAAACGAGGAAATCCCGTTTTTGGCGAAGATCATAGCCGTTGCGGACACCTTCGACGCCATGACGACCGATCGCCCTTACAGGGCGGCCCTAAGCGACCGAGAGGCAATCGACGAGCTGAAAAAACAGGCCGGCACCCAGCTGGACTCGGAAGTTGTCAAGGCCTTCATCGTGTCGTATGAAAACGGCAGAATCAAAAAAACAGGGGATGGACCGTTAGAATAA
- a CDS encoding TrpB-like pyridoxal phosphate-dependent enzyme, with amino-acid sequence MKDRKVILSKAEMPKKWYNIVADMPVPMKPTISPRTLKPATPDDFIPIFPMGIIEQEVSEKEFIDIPEEVMEALSIWRPTPLVRALNLEKYLDTPAKIYYKNESVSPPGSHKPNTAVAQAYYNKKEGIKKISTETGAGQWGSALSFAGALFGIDIVVYMVKISFEQKPYRKSMIETWGGTIYSSPTDRTESGRAIRKQHPNTNGTLGIAISEAVEHAATSDDTNYSIGSVLNHVCMHQTVVGEEALLQMKKTGDYPDVVIGCIGGGSNFAGLSYPFMREKIRDGKKTRIVGVEPFSCPTLTKGLYAFDYGDTAMVAPILFMHTLGHTFEPPGIHAGGLRYHGMAPTMCLLYDQKLMDAVAYHQNACFEAAVTFARTEGIIPAPETSHAIRAAIDEALEAKKEGKERVILFNFSGHGHFDMAAYDKYFSKDLEDYEYPSEKIEAALKDLPKIEL; translated from the coding sequence ATGAAAGACAGGAAAGTTATCTTAAGCAAGGCCGAAATGCCGAAAAAATGGTACAACATCGTTGCGGACATGCCGGTGCCGATGAAACCGACCATCAGCCCCAGGACGCTGAAGCCTGCGACGCCTGACGACTTCATACCGATTTTTCCGATGGGGATAATCGAACAGGAAGTGAGCGAAAAAGAATTCATCGATATCCCAGAAGAGGTAATGGAGGCGTTGTCCATCTGGAGGCCGACGCCCCTTGTGCGCGCCCTTAATCTCGAAAAGTATCTCGACACTCCGGCCAAGATCTACTACAAGAACGAGAGCGTATCCCCGCCGGGGTCCCACAAGCCGAACACGGCGGTGGCACAGGCATATTACAACAAGAAGGAGGGGATAAAAAAGATATCGACGGAAACGGGAGCGGGTCAATGGGGAAGCGCCCTCTCCTTTGCCGGCGCCCTCTTCGGCATCGATATCGTCGTGTATATGGTGAAAATATCCTTCGAGCAGAAACCTTACCGCAAGTCGATGATCGAGACCTGGGGTGGAACTATATATTCAAGCCCCACCGACAGGACGGAGAGCGGAAGGGCCATCAGAAAGCAGCATCCCAATACGAACGGCACCCTCGGTATCGCCATATCCGAGGCGGTGGAGCACGCCGCAACGAGCGACGACACGAACTACTCCATCGGGAGCGTCTTGAACCACGTCTGCATGCATCAGACAGTTGTGGGCGAGGAGGCGCTTTTGCAGATGAAAAAGACCGGCGACTATCCGGACGTGGTGATAGGGTGCATCGGCGGCGGCAGCAACTTTGCGGGGCTCTCTTACCCGTTTATGAGGGAAAAGATAAGGGACGGCAAGAAGACCAGGATTGTAGGGGTGGAGCCGTTCTCCTGTCCGACCCTCACGAAGGGCCTTTACGCCTTCGACTACGGCGATACGGCGATGGTCGCTCCAATCCTCTTCATGCACACCCTGGGACACACCTTCGAGCCTCCCGGAATTCACGCCGGCGGCCTGAGGTATCACGGAATGGCGCCCACGATGTGCCTCCTTTACGACCAGAAGTTAATGGACGCCGTGGCCTATCATCAGAACGCCTGTTTCGAGGCGGCTGTTACCTTTGCAAGGACCGAGGGGATCATCCCGGCGCCGGAGACCTCCCACGCCATAAGGGCGGCCATTGACGAGGCCCTGGAGGCCAAGAAAGAGGGGAAGGAGAGGGTCATCCTCTTTAACTTCTCCGGACACGGCCATTTCGACATGGCGGCGTACGATAAGTACTTCTCAAAGGACCTGGAGGATTACGAGTATCCTTCCGAAAAGATCGAGGCGGCTTTAAAGGATCTTCCGAAGATCGAACTGTAA
- a CDS encoding prepilin-type N-terminal cleavage/methylation domain-containing protein, which produces MKYKSKKKIRGFTLIELMIVVAIIAILASIAIPNFLRFQMKSKQSEARILLAGVFEAEVAYFAEANRFSSDYNEINFTPVSDPKYYKNWYLNISGESTHFTATCSADIDNDFITDVWMVTDNNREPWNLFNDITDILNPYPF; this is translated from the coding sequence ATGAAATATAAATCAAAGAAAAAAATCCGAGGATTTACGCTAATTGAGCTAATGATCGTTGTGGCAATCATAGCCATTCTCGCTTCCATCGCTATTCCGAATTTTTTACGCTTCCAGATGAAATCGAAACAATCGGAGGCAAGGATACTCCTCGCCGGAGTATTTGAGGCCGAAGTGGCATATTTCGCTGAAGCTAACAGATTCTCCAGTGATTACAACGAAATAAACTTCACTCCCGTAAGCGATCCCAAATATTATAAAAACTGGTACCTCAATATCTCCGGAGAAAGCACGCATTTCACCGCCACCTGCTCCGCGGATATCGACAACGATTTTATCACCGACGTCTGGATGGTAACGGACAACAACAGGGAGCCCTGGAACCTCTTTAACGATATCACCGACATTCTTAATCCCTATCCCTTTTAG
- a CDS encoding DUF2085 domain-containing protein has protein sequence MVHSLPICHHIYERSILFGYELPLCCRCIGIYMFIFLGFGLNFVLKAGRSENFWILALIIGFSMFTGAEALFESVSGFDPGNLVRIVTGAVSGFAIGIMFNLGIIGLFAKGEGDLHRTDS, from the coding sequence TTGGTTCATTCACTCCCAATCTGTCATCATATTTATGAGCGGAGCATCCTCTTTGGTTACGAGCTTCCCCTGTGCTGCCGTTGTATAGGCATATATATGTTCATTTTTCTCGGATTCGGTTTGAACTTCGTTTTAAAAGCAGGGAGGAGCGAAAATTTTTGGATACTGGCATTAATCATCGGCTTTTCGATGTTTACGGGGGCGGAGGCGTTATTCGAATCCGTTTCCGGATTCGATCCCGGAAACTTGGTCAGGATTGTAACCGGCGCCGTCTCCGGATTCGCCATCGGTATCATGTTCAACCTGGGGATTATCGGTCTTTTTGCCAAGGGGGAAGGCGATCTTCATAGAACCGACAGCTGA
- a CDS encoding OmpH family outer membrane protein, which translates to MKRVSIIVTALVLSSFAVSAVAADVKIGVVNFELVMQGYKEGQRVTKELDARLEKAITEVKKKKEQLKSMKESLERDAGKLSLAELKERQRKLDDMNLEYTRMAQDHLRELQEKETELNRKITIDIARMVSVVAKEEGYTVILVNPTSGILYAPNTIDLTDKVIKKLNSQ; encoded by the coding sequence ATGAAAAGAGTAAGTATCATAGTCACAGCCTTGGTTTTATCGTCCTTTGCTGTCTCAGCCGTGGCCGCGGATGTTAAAATAGGTGTGGTTAACTTCGAGCTGGTTATGCAGGGTTATAAAGAGGGACAAAGGGTAACTAAGGAGTTGGACGCCAGGTTGGAGAAAGCCATTACTGAGGTAAAGAAGAAAAAGGAACAGCTAAAGAGCATGAAGGAGTCTCTTGAAAGGGATGCGGGCAAACTGTCGTTGGCGGAGCTCAAAGAGAGACAGAGGAAGCTGGACGATATGAACCTGGAATATACGAGAATGGCTCAGGATCACTTGCGCGAGCTGCAGGAAAAGGAGACGGAACTGAACAGGAAGATCACAATAGATATTGCAAGGATGGTGAGTGTAGTGGCCAAGGAGGAGGGATATACAGTCATTCTTGTAAATCCGACTTCCGGGATCCTCTATGCCCCTAATACTATAGACTTGACCGACAAGGTGATAAAAAAGCTGAACAGTCAATAG